A genome region from Sphingomonas sp. BGYR3 includes the following:
- a CDS encoding SufD family Fe-S cluster assembly protein: MTDALTLPTRRDESWRYADLDALARVWPLADAPEHIVVPAGEAQTLLIPALEPVDGVAVRAIQAELGAGARLNVQALVSGCDYGRLSISVRLSRGSHFELGGAILGSGEQTLEIVTDVYHVEPEATSNQTVRNVLSGRATGSYIGAVRVARHAQKTDGSQSVKSMLLDRTATANAVPQLEIFADDVKCAHGATVGELDKSGLFYMAARGIPPEVAKRLMLQAFLAEAFAAAGDAGEALDAAAQAQLEAML; this comes from the coding sequence GTGACCGACGCGCTGACCCTGCCCACGCGCCGGGACGAAAGCTGGCGCTATGCCGATCTGGATGCGCTGGCCCGCGTCTGGCCGCTGGCCGATGCGCCGGAGCACATCGTGGTTCCGGCGGGCGAGGCACAGACGCTGCTGATCCCCGCGCTGGAGCCGGTGGACGGCGTGGCCGTGCGCGCCATTCAGGCAGAGCTGGGCGCGGGCGCGCGCCTGAACGTTCAGGCACTGGTTTCCGGATGCGATTATGGCCGCCTGTCGATCAGCGTGCGGCTGTCGCGGGGCAGCCATTTCGAACTGGGCGGCGCGATCCTGGGTTCGGGCGAACAGACGCTGGAAATCGTGACGGACGTCTATCACGTCGAGCCTGAGGCGACGAGCAATCAGACGGTGCGCAACGTCCTGTCCGGCCGGGCGACCGGCAGCTATATCGGCGCGGTGCGCGTGGCGCGCCATGCGCAGAAGACGGATGGCAGCCAGTCGGTGAAGTCGATGCTGCTCGACCGGACGGCAACGGCCAATGCGGTGCCGCAGCTGGAGATTTTCGCCGACGACGTGAAATGCGCGCATGGCGCGACGGTGGGCGAACTGGACAAGTCCGGCCTGTTCTACATGGCCGCGCGCGGTATCCCGCCTGAGGTTGCCAAGCGGCTGATGCTGCAGGCGTTCCTGGCCGAGGCATTTGCAGCGGCCGGTGATGCGGGCGAGGCGCTGGACGCGGCGGCGCAGGCGCAGCTGGAGGCGATGCTGTGA
- the sufC gene encoding Fe-S cluster assembly ATPase SufC: MLTIDNLHAEIDGKAILKSLSLTVNAGEVHAIMGPNGAGKSTLGYVLGGRPGYDVTEGSVTFAGADLLELEPHERAAAGLFLGFQYPVEVPGVSNLQFVREALNAQRKGRDKAPLSGAEFIKLARAQAQAIGMDPEMLKRPVNVGFSGGEKKRNEMVQMGIIDPRLAILDETDSGLDIDALKAVGEGINRIMRRPDKAVILITHYQRLLDYVQPDFVHVLADGRIVRSGGPELALELEREGYAGVAA; this comes from the coding sequence GTGCTGACGATCGATAACCTGCACGCCGAAATCGATGGCAAGGCCATTTTGAAGAGCCTGTCCCTGACCGTGAACGCGGGCGAGGTCCATGCGATCATGGGCCCGAACGGCGCGGGCAAATCCACGCTCGGCTATGTGCTGGGCGGCCGGCCGGGCTATGATGTGACCGAGGGATCGGTGACCTTTGCCGGGGCCGACCTGCTGGAACTGGAGCCGCATGAGCGGGCCGCCGCCGGGCTGTTCCTGGGGTTCCAGTATCCGGTCGAGGTGCCCGGCGTATCCAACCTGCAATTCGTGCGCGAGGCGCTGAACGCGCAGCGCAAGGGGCGGGACAAGGCACCATTGTCGGGCGCGGAGTTCATCAAGCTGGCCCGCGCGCAGGCGCAGGCGATCGGGATGGACCCCGAAATGCTGAAGCGCCCGGTGAATGTCGGCTTTTCCGGCGGCGAGAAGAAGCGCAACGAGATGGTGCAGATGGGGATCATCGACCCCCGGCTGGCCATCCTTGATGAAACCGACAGCGGCCTGGACATCGACGCGCTGAAGGCGGTGGGCGAGGGGATCAACCGCATCATGCGCCGGCCCGACAAGGCGGTGATCCTGATCACCCATTATCAGCGGCTGCTGGATTATGTTCAGCCCGATTTCGTGCATGTGCTGGCCGATGGCCGGATCGTCCGTTCGGGCGGGCCGGAACTGGCGCTGGAGCTGGAGCGCGAAGGTTATGCCGGGGTGGCGGCGTGA